In Paralcaligenes sp. KSB-10, the following are encoded in one genomic region:
- a CDS encoding high-potential iron-sulfur protein, translated as MKSSRRTFLISGIGLASSLALTGQAFADAAKVDENDPTAQALGYKHDASLVDKAKQTKYAAGEDCGNCQLFQGKAGDEWGPCPIFGGKQVSVKGWCSAYTKKA; from the coding sequence ATGAAATCATCTCGACGCACTTTTTTAATCTCCGGCATAGGCCTCGCCTCGTCGCTGGCATTGACGGGCCAAGCGTTTGCGGATGCGGCAAAGGTCGATGAAAACGACCCCACCGCGCAGGCGCTTGGCTACAAGCACGATGCAAGTTTGGTCGACAAGGCCAAGCAGACCAAGTACGCTGCCGGCGAGGATTGCGGCAATTGCCAGCTTTTCCAGGGCAAGGCCGGTGATGAATGGGGCCCCTGTCCGATCTTTGGCGGCAAGCAGGTCTCTGTAAAGGGCTGGTGCAGCGCCTACACCAAGAAAGCCTGA
- a CDS encoding DUF6356 family protein: MSRLFQLFRAHPASVGENYFEHMAASFSFGSSMLLASLAALIHGIFPFLFVKTGSTAISRLYDRMVANRVRAASRRP, encoded by the coding sequence ATGAGCAGGCTATTCCAGTTATTCAGGGCGCATCCCGCCTCGGTCGGGGAAAACTACTTCGAGCATATGGCGGCCTCGTTTTCATTTGGCTCGTCCATGCTGCTGGCATCGCTGGCCGCCCTGATCCACGGCATTTTTCCTTTTCTTTTCGTCAAGACCGGCAGCACCGCGATCTCGCGTCTGTACGACCGCATGGTGGCCAATCGCGTCCGCGCGGCATCTCGGCGTCCGTAG
- a CDS encoding Lrp/AsnC family transcriptional regulator, which yields MDKKDTQILALLQNDASISLHDLAKAVSLSPTPCWRRVQKLREEGAIRQQVVLCDPAKLNLGLTAFVAIRASQHNDAWTTRFVEGVRDIREIVEIYRMSGEVDYLLKVVVPDIAGYDGVYKRLIKVAELLDVSSSFAMEVVKHTTALPLDYAIRN from the coding sequence ATGGATAAAAAAGATACTCAAATATTGGCTCTATTGCAAAATGACGCTTCAATCAGCCTGCACGATCTTGCGAAAGCCGTCAGCCTCTCGCCCACTCCGTGCTGGCGTCGGGTCCAGAAGCTGCGGGAAGAGGGGGCGATCCGGCAGCAGGTGGTCCTGTGCGACCCGGCAAAACTCAATCTTGGGCTGACGGCGTTCGTGGCCATTCGAGCCAGCCAGCACAACGATGCATGGACGACGCGTTTTGTCGAAGGGGTGCGCGATATCCGGGAAATAGTCGAGATCTACCGGATGTCGGGCGAAGTCGATTACCTGCTCAAAGTGGTGGTCCCCGACATCGCCGGCTACGACGGCGTTTACAAGCGTCTGATCAAGGTCGCGGAATTATTGGACGTCAGTTCCAGCTTTGCGATGGAAGTGGTCAAACATACGACAGCCCTGCCGCTGGATTATGCAATCAGAAACTAG
- the otnK gene encoding 3-oxo-tetronate kinase, whose protein sequence is MAIKLGCIADDFTGATDLANNLVQAGMRVLQAMDVPGEPLRSDVDAVVIALKSRTIPAADAVKESLAALRWLRAQGAAQIYFKYCSTFDSTKEGNIGPVTEALMDALDTRFTIATPAFPDNKRTVFKGYLFVGDVLLNESGMQNHPLTPMTDSNLVRVMQAQCARKVGLIDYTVVQKGADAVRQRVSELQASGVAIALVDALSNHDLATLGAAFKDLPLVTAGSGLAIGLPQNFGLAPSGQAASLPPGSGARAIVSGSCSEATNAQVAAFMASGHAALALDPLQGASGADVVGAILAQAVPLLEKGPVLVYSTADAAAVKTVQEKLGVAQAGALIEETLAAIARGLVRHGVAQLIVAGGETSGACVRALGISQMQIGRQIDPGVPWCFAQTRVPDNKGIHIALKSGNFGSEDFFTKAFDCLAGQTA, encoded by the coding sequence ATGGCAATCAAGCTGGGCTGTATTGCGGACGATTTCACCGGCGCAACGGATCTTGCGAACAATCTGGTGCAGGCGGGAATGCGCGTGCTGCAGGCCATGGATGTGCCCGGCGAGCCTTTGCGCTCGGATGTGGATGCGGTGGTTATTGCGCTCAAGTCTCGAACCATACCCGCCGCGGATGCGGTCAAGGAATCGCTGGCGGCGCTGCGGTGGCTTCGAGCCCAGGGAGCCGCGCAGATTTACTTCAAGTATTGCTCGACGTTCGACAGTACCAAAGAAGGCAATATCGGCCCGGTCACGGAAGCCCTGATGGACGCCCTGGATACCCGCTTCACCATTGCCACGCCAGCGTTTCCGGACAATAAAAGAACGGTTTTCAAAGGCTACCTGTTTGTCGGCGACGTGCTGCTGAACGAAAGCGGCATGCAGAATCACCCACTTACACCCATGACCGACTCGAACCTGGTCAGGGTCATGCAGGCTCAGTGCGCGCGCAAGGTGGGGCTGATCGACTACACCGTTGTGCAAAAAGGCGCTGATGCTGTGCGACAGCGCGTAAGTGAGTTGCAGGCCAGCGGGGTTGCCATTGCCCTGGTCGATGCGCTGTCCAATCATGATCTGGCGACGCTGGGGGCGGCATTCAAGGATCTGCCGCTGGTGACCGCCGGATCGGGCCTGGCTATTGGCCTGCCGCAGAATTTCGGCCTGGCGCCTTCCGGCCAGGCGGCCAGCTTGCCACCCGGCTCGGGTGCGCGGGCCATCGTGTCGGGCAGCTGTTCCGAGGCCACCAATGCGCAGGTGGCCGCATTCATGGCCTCGGGCCACGCCGCCCTTGCCCTGGATCCATTGCAAGGCGCATCGGGAGCCGACGTGGTGGGCGCCATTCTGGCGCAGGCGGTTCCTTTGCTGGAAAAAGGGCCGGTGCTTGTCTATTCCACGGCGGACGCGGCGGCCGTCAAGACTGTGCAGGAAAAATTGGGCGTGGCGCAAGCGGGCGCCTTGATCGAAGAAACCCTCGCCGCTATCGCTCGCGGCCTGGTGCGGCACGGTGTGGCGCAATTGATCGTGGCGGGAGGAGAGACATCGGGGGCTTGCGTGCGGGCCCTGGGCATTTCGCAAATGCAGATTGGGCGCCAGATCGATCCGGGAGTGCCCTGGTGTTTTGCACAGACCCGTGTTCCCGATAACAAGGGCATTCATATTGCCCTGAAGTCGGGCAATTTCGGCAGCGAGGATTTCTTCACAAAAGCGTTTGACTGCCTTGCCGGGCAGACCGCATAA
- a CDS encoding nitronate monooxygenase family protein: MPQVTSLKSKLALPVIGSPMFLVSNPSMVIAQCCAGIVGSFPALNARPQEEFEKWLNDIEAGLSRYRAEHPGEQPAPYAVNLIVHQTNERLQHDMDVCVRYRVPIVITSLHSPEHVVERVHGYGGLVLHDVTTMRHAKKAIAAGVDGLILVCAGAGGHAGALSPFALVNEVRAIYDGLLVLAGSITNGSAILAAQAMGCDLAYIGTRFIASDESGAVSAYKQMIVDTTAADVLYTPYFSGVSGNYLKPSIVAAGLDPDNLSGGGLDSMNIGKPKKWKDIWGSGQGVGNIDSVLPVKQIVARLREEYRQALRQLQALAQD; the protein is encoded by the coding sequence ATGCCCCAAGTCACCTCGCTCAAAAGCAAACTCGCCTTGCCCGTTATCGGCTCGCCGATGTTCCTGGTATCCAACCCATCCATGGTCATCGCCCAGTGCTGCGCCGGCATCGTAGGCTCGTTCCCGGCCCTGAACGCGCGGCCGCAGGAAGAATTCGAGAAATGGCTCAATGACATTGAAGCAGGCCTGAGCCGCTACCGCGCTGAACATCCCGGCGAACAGCCCGCTCCATACGCCGTCAACCTGATCGTGCATCAAACCAACGAACGCCTGCAGCACGACATGGATGTCTGCGTACGGTACCGCGTACCTATTGTCATTACCTCGCTGCATTCGCCCGAGCACGTGGTCGAACGCGTGCACGGATACGGCGGCCTGGTCCTGCACGATGTCACCACCATGCGCCACGCAAAGAAGGCCATCGCGGCAGGCGTGGACGGCTTGATCCTGGTATGCGCGGGGGCTGGCGGCCATGCTGGCGCGCTAAGCCCCTTCGCCCTGGTGAACGAAGTCAGGGCCATCTACGACGGCCTGCTGGTCCTGGCCGGATCGATCACCAACGGCAGCGCCATTCTGGCGGCCCAGGCCATGGGTTGCGACCTGGCCTACATAGGCACGCGCTTCATTGCCTCCGACGAATCCGGCGCCGTATCCGCCTACAAGCAGATGATCGTCGACACCACGGCGGCCGATGTCCTCTATACGCCTTATTTTTCAGGCGTCAGCGGAAACTACCTGAAGCCCAGCATCGTGGCGGCCGGGCTCGATCCCGACAACCTGTCGGGCGGCGGCCTCGACAGCATGAACATCGGCAAACCCAAGAAATGGAAGGACATCTGGGGCAGCGGGCAAGGCGTGGGGAACATAGACTCCGTCTTGCCGGTAAAGCAGATTGTGGCGCGGCTGCGTGAAGAATACCGGCAGGCGCTGCGCCAATTGCAGGCCCTGGCACAAGACTGA
- a CDS encoding MaoC/PaaZ C-terminal domain-containing protein produces MTSYYLEDFSVGQTFESGGRTITETDLTFFSMLSGDWNPLHANSEYARSTRYGERVVHGVLGIAVSTGMLHELGIFHDSIIAMLGFRNWNFLAPLLVNDTIHLRLTITSVEPGKSGNSGKLGRRFQLINQAGAVVQEGESDALVLSRQGAAKKQADTPQGDAPSHT; encoded by the coding sequence ATGACTAGCTATTATCTGGAAGATTTTTCTGTCGGACAAACATTCGAAAGCGGCGGCAGAACGATTACGGAAACCGATTTGACCTTTTTCTCCATGCTGTCGGGCGACTGGAATCCCTTGCATGCCAACTCGGAATATGCACGGTCGACACGCTATGGCGAACGCGTCGTGCATGGCGTGCTCGGCATTGCCGTCAGCACCGGCATGCTGCACGAACTGGGCATATTCCACGACTCGATCATTGCGATGCTGGGCTTCCGGAACTGGAATTTCCTTGCGCCGCTGCTGGTCAACGACACCATCCATTTGCGGCTGACCATTACCTCTGTCGAGCCCGGCAAAAGCGGCAACAGCGGCAAGCTGGGACGGCGCTTCCAACTGATCAACCAAGCCGGCGCCGTGGTGCAGGAGGGCGAAAGCGATGCTCTGGTCCTGTCCCGGCAGGGCGCGGCAAAGAAGCAGGCCGACACGCCTCAAGGCGACGCCCCATCACATACTTAG
- a CDS encoding AMP-binding protein encodes MPLYQSMPELLAHHARTHANDVAFIDGDHEITYGEFAAMCRKTAVWLHAQGIAPGDKVAVWLVNRIEWLTLYFGLAQLGATLVAVNTRYRSHELSDILESSQAKLLVLELNFRKIDFPSVLADVSPASARALTRVAVVNRAGGDLPGTVLNAPTTALNLADLPDGDAPTVGSADSLSILFATSGTTSGPKLVMHLQRTIALHCQRVAQALGLEDDGACLLAILPFCGVFGFNATVAAFAAGKPVVIMDTFDSADAVRLINRHRVTHMFGSDEMYRRIIDHAEGSPPFPSARLFGFASFQPGAEELARQAWQRRIPMLGLYGSSEVQALFSVQPPDAPLSERLKGGGLPCSRDAQIRIRDIDTGEVLPTGQSGIIQIRAATNFAGYLNNPEATRRAIDEEGFFTTGDVGYLRDDGSFVYLTRQGDAMRLAGYLVNPVEIEDVLKHLPGVVDAQVVGVDIKGQARCAAFVVLRPGHALDEQQLAAGVADSLAAFKVPARFWAINEFPTTQSSNGIKIQRTKLREMAMQKLAQAS; translated from the coding sequence ATGCCGTTGTACCAGAGCATGCCGGAATTGCTGGCGCATCATGCCCGCACACATGCCAACGATGTCGCTTTTATCGACGGCGATCATGAAATCACCTATGGCGAATTCGCCGCCATGTGCCGCAAAACCGCCGTCTGGCTGCACGCACAGGGCATAGCGCCCGGCGACAAGGTGGCTGTGTGGCTGGTCAACCGCATAGAATGGCTCACCCTGTATTTCGGGCTGGCGCAGCTTGGCGCAACGCTGGTGGCCGTGAATACGCGCTACCGCTCGCACGAACTGAGCGACATCCTGGAAAGCTCCCAGGCGAAGCTGCTGGTGTTGGAGCTGAATTTCCGCAAGATCGATTTTCCTTCAGTGCTGGCCGATGTCAGCCCGGCCTCCGCGCGGGCACTGACACGCGTCGCCGTCGTCAATCGAGCCGGCGGCGACCTGCCCGGCACAGTACTCAACGCCCCCACCACGGCCCTCAATCTGGCCGACCTGCCCGATGGCGATGCGCCGACAGTCGGCAGCGCCGACTCGTTGAGCATACTGTTCGCCACCTCGGGTACGACCAGCGGCCCGAAGCTCGTCATGCATTTGCAGCGCACCATCGCCCTGCACTGCCAGCGCGTGGCGCAAGCCTTGGGCCTCGAAGACGATGGCGCATGCCTGCTGGCTATACTGCCCTTTTGCGGCGTATTCGGTTTCAACGCCACTGTCGCAGCATTCGCCGCGGGAAAGCCGGTCGTCATCATGGATACCTTCGACAGTGCCGACGCGGTACGCCTCATCAATCGGCACCGCGTCACGCATATGTTCGGCAGCGATGAAATGTATCGCCGCATTATCGACCATGCCGAAGGCAGCCCGCCATTCCCTTCGGCCCGCCTCTTCGGCTTTGCCTCTTTCCAGCCGGGCGCGGAAGAGCTTGCCCGCCAGGCGTGGCAGCGCCGGATTCCCATGCTGGGCCTGTACGGATCCAGTGAAGTGCAAGCCCTTTTTTCAGTGCAGCCCCCCGACGCGCCTCTATCTGAAAGACTGAAGGGCGGCGGCCTCCCCTGCAGCCGCGATGCGCAAATCCGCATACGCGATATCGACACGGGCGAGGTCCTGCCCACGGGTCAAAGCGGCATTATCCAGATTCGCGCGGCCACCAACTTCGCCGGCTACCTGAACAATCCCGAAGCAACCCGCAGGGCCATCGACGAAGAAGGCTTCTTCACGACCGGAGACGTCGGGTATCTGCGTGACGATGGCAGTTTTGTCTACCTGACGCGCCAGGGCGATGCCATGCGACTGGCGGGCTATCTGGTCAACCCGGTGGAAATCGAAGACGTGCTGAAACACCTGCCAGGCGTGGTCGACGCGCAAGTCGTAGGCGTCGACATCAAAGGCCAGGCCCGTTGCGCGGCTTTCGTGGTGCTGCGGCCCGGACACGCCCTGGATGAGCAACAACTGGCCGCCGGCGTGGCCGATTCCCTGGCCGCATTCAAGGTGCCGGCCCGCTTCTGGGCCATAAACGAATTCCCTACCACCCAAAGCTCCAACGGCATCAAAATACAGCGTACCAAACTGCGCGAGATGGCCATGCAAAAATTGGCGCAGGCAAGTTGA
- a CDS encoding ABC transporter ATP-binding protein translates to MSDAVLKTQGLVVGYGGRPVLNDFNFELRSSEVLCLIGHNGAGKSTLLKALFGLIPHQGGRIFLDGKPLDAIEPRTLTAAGLSLVPEGRGIFPGLTVAETMKMALWAVGIPVQQRAERLAWVMSVLPALGGFYQQRAGTLSGGQQQIVSIGRALLSRPRCLLMDEPSIGLAPKLFQDLLLPIRELQRNTGMSILLVEQNVKEALKISDRVVVMKSGAIIREALPAELSDNAKLMELY, encoded by the coding sequence ATGAGCGACGCCGTGCTCAAAACGCAAGGCCTGGTGGTGGGTTATGGCGGCAGGCCCGTCCTGAACGATTTCAATTTCGAATTGCGCTCCAGCGAAGTCTTGTGCCTCATCGGGCACAACGGCGCGGGCAAATCGACGCTGCTGAAAGCCCTGTTCGGGCTGATTCCGCATCAGGGTGGGCGGATTTTCCTCGACGGCAAGCCATTGGATGCCATCGAGCCTCGCACCCTGACGGCGGCGGGGCTCTCCCTGGTCCCTGAAGGGCGGGGGATTTTCCCCGGGCTGACCGTGGCGGAAACCATGAAAATGGCCCTGTGGGCCGTGGGTATTCCGGTGCAGCAGCGTGCCGAACGGCTGGCATGGGTCATGTCGGTATTGCCGGCGCTGGGCGGCTTTTATCAGCAGCGGGCCGGCACGCTGTCGGGCGGACAGCAGCAAATCGTATCCATCGGGCGCGCGCTCCTCAGCCGGCCGCGATGCCTGCTGATGGACGAACCCTCCATCGGCCTGGCTCCCAAGCTGTTCCAGGACCTGCTGCTGCCCATCCGCGAATTGCAACGCAATACCGGCATGTCGATCCTCCTGGTCGAGCAGAACGTCAAAGAGGCGCTCAAGATTTCGGATCGCGTCGTGGTCATGAAGTCTGGCGCCATTATCCGCGAAGCCCTGCCTGCGGAGCTTTCCGATAACGCGAAACTTATGGAGCTTTACTGA
- a CDS encoding ABC transporter ATP-binding protein has protein sequence MTDPDNQVLLRISNLNKNFGGLQVTNNVSLDMRAGVITTLVGPNGAGKTTLFNLITGYLAPTGGDILWKGESIVGRPHWKIARQGIARSFQDLRLFDQMTVEENVLCVMEPVSWLWQPGGRAGHTARRERVADILARTHLSHKAKVRAIDLAYAERKFLSMARIMATDAQMWLLDEPASGLDRGSYELFLELLRSEVKKGVTVCIIEHNLDIVIGISDRIAFLDQGRLLADGDPGTVLNDPHLAAIYFGEQPT, from the coding sequence ATGACCGATCCGGACAATCAAGTATTGCTGCGCATCAGCAATCTCAACAAGAATTTCGGCGGCCTGCAGGTTACCAACAATGTCTCGCTGGATATGCGCGCCGGTGTCATCACGACACTGGTCGGCCCCAACGGCGCCGGCAAGACCACCCTGTTCAACCTGATTACCGGCTATCTCGCGCCGACCGGCGGCGATATCCTGTGGAAAGGGGAATCCATCGTCGGCAGGCCGCACTGGAAGATCGCACGCCAGGGCATTGCCCGCAGCTTCCAGGACTTGCGCCTTTTCGATCAAATGACGGTCGAGGAAAACGTCCTGTGCGTCATGGAGCCAGTATCCTGGCTGTGGCAACCGGGCGGACGCGCCGGCCACACGGCACGCCGCGAGCGCGTCGCGGATATCCTTGCCCGAACCCACCTGAGCCACAAAGCCAAGGTGCGGGCCATCGATCTCGCCTATGCCGAGCGCAAGTTCCTGAGCATGGCGCGCATCATGGCCACCGATGCCCAGATGTGGCTGCTGGACGAACCCGCTTCGGGGCTCGACCGGGGATCCTACGAGCTGTTTCTCGAACTGCTGCGCAGTGAAGTGAAAAAGGGCGTCACCGTCTGCATCATCGAGCACAACCTGGATATCGTGATCGGCATTTCCGATCGGATTGCCTTCCTCGACCAGGGCAGGCTGCTGGCCGATGGCGACCCCGGCACCGTGCTGAACGACCCGCACCTGGCCGCCATCTACTTCGGGGAGCAACCGACATGA
- a CDS encoding branched-chain amino acid ABC transporter permease gives MEKMLAYILNLATLMCINAVLAITLNFIMGYAGIFSIAHAIFFGVGAYTAAYFALHASASLFLAIPVSMVAAGLLSLILALPALRVRGEYFVAASLGLQVLGVTIFSEWKSFTGGLGGVIGIPPADLFGHAITDPVQFLLLAAGCLVLVILVTNTLLRSSFGRNLKAIRDSESAAHAFGKNVAVIKTLSVMISSALAAIAGALYAFYLGFINVESFTLDTSVLLMAMVIIGGTGTLLGPIVGTVLLMLLPSLFSYMWFLPQTEIGAIQQIAYGAAMVLLMIFRPGGLVSARKNQGEP, from the coding sequence ATGGAAAAAATGCTTGCCTACATCCTGAACCTCGCGACGCTGATGTGCATCAATGCGGTGTTGGCCATAACGCTTAATTTCATTATGGGCTACGCGGGCATTTTCTCCATTGCCCATGCCATTTTCTTTGGTGTGGGCGCCTACACGGCGGCTTACTTCGCGCTGCATGCCAGTGCATCGCTGTTTCTGGCCATACCGGTGTCCATGGTGGCCGCGGGCCTGCTCTCGCTGATTCTGGCCTTGCCGGCCCTGCGGGTGCGGGGCGAATATTTCGTCGCGGCATCGCTGGGCCTGCAGGTGCTGGGCGTCACGATTTTTTCCGAATGGAAATCATTCACCGGCGGCCTGGGCGGCGTTATCGGCATCCCCCCCGCAGACCTGTTCGGCCACGCCATCACCGATCCAGTCCAATTCCTGTTGCTGGCGGCGGGGTGCCTGGTGCTGGTCATCCTGGTCACCAACACATTGTTGCGTTCCAGCTTCGGCCGCAATCTTAAAGCGATACGCGACAGCGAATCGGCCGCTCATGCCTTCGGCAAGAATGTAGCCGTCATCAAAACGCTGTCGGTGATGATTTCGTCGGCGCTGGCCGCCATAGCGGGAGCCCTTTACGCGTTCTACCTGGGCTTCATCAATGTGGAAAGCTTTACGCTGGATACGTCCGTGCTGCTCATGGCCATGGTCATCATCGGCGGCACAGGCACTCTGCTCGGACCCATCGTGGGCACTGTATTGCTCATGCTGCTGCCCAGCCTGTTCAGCTACATGTGGTTCCTGCCGCAAACCGAAATCGGCGCCATCCAGCAGATCGCCTACGGCGCGGCCATGGTCCTGCTGATGATCTTCCGGCCAGGCGGCCTGGTGAGCGCCCGGAAAAATCAGGGGGAACCATGA
- a CDS encoding branched-chain amino acid ABC transporter permease: protein MLLLQLLINGIQVGALYALIAVGFSLIFGSTRVFHFAHGATFTIAAYVFYYVYSVAHLHWLLAVLGAALAAVVFGVLLDRFVYAPIQRHEGSFFTVFVASLGIGIIVQNLIGMIFGRGFVSVSTPLSRSAELIPGLYVSPLSGIAIVCAIVFFGALQLFLMRTHIGMGMRALSENPELIRVYGLSPRRLSTIVFALGSLLAVPAAILSAASSGLNPAVTHHVMLISLAATIVGGVGSLRGAACAGLLLGLSENLALLYLEPQWSEAVTFIVLFLFILFRPSGFFGRAITS, encoded by the coding sequence ATGCTGCTGCTACAGCTCCTGATCAACGGGATACAGGTGGGCGCGCTGTACGCGCTCATCGCGGTCGGCTTCTCGCTGATCTTCGGCTCGACCAGGGTGTTCCATTTTGCCCACGGAGCCACCTTCACCATCGCCGCCTACGTGTTTTATTACGTATATTCGGTGGCGCACCTGCACTGGCTCCTTGCCGTACTGGGCGCCGCCCTGGCGGCCGTCGTCTTCGGCGTCTTGCTGGATCGGTTCGTATACGCCCCCATCCAGCGCCATGAGGGCTCCTTCTTCACGGTATTCGTGGCCTCGCTGGGTATCGGAATCATCGTTCAAAACCTGATCGGCATGATCTTCGGCCGCGGCTTTGTCTCTGTTTCGACGCCTTTGTCGCGCAGCGCCGAACTGATACCCGGCCTGTACGTATCGCCTTTGTCGGGCATTGCCATTGTTTGCGCCATTGTTTTTTTTGGAGCCCTGCAGCTTTTCCTGATGCGCACCCATATAGGCATGGGCATGCGGGCCTTGTCCGAAAACCCCGAGCTTATCCGTGTCTATGGCCTTAGCCCGAGACGCCTGTCGACCATCGTATTCGCATTGGGGTCCCTGCTGGCCGTGCCGGCCGCGATACTCAGCGCAGCCAGTTCGGGGCTGAATCCGGCGGTTACTCATCACGTCATGCTGATCAGCCTGGCCGCAACCATCGTGGGCGGCGTGGGCAGCCTGCGCGGCGCCGCGTGCGCCGGCCTGCTTCTGGGCTTGAGCGAGAACCTGGCCTTGCTCTACCTGGAACCGCAATGGAGCGAAGCCGTCACCTTCATCGTACTGTTCCTGTTCATTCTGTTCCGGCCTTCCGGCTTCTTCGGCCGCGCCATTACTTCGTGA
- a CDS encoding ABC transporter substrate-binding protein, producing MIFAKKTLSISLLAFAAWGACAQAADLKIGALFPMSGPNATYGDIFGTGANLAAEHINADKILKEKLTIQYEDSQALPQQGVIGMNKLVNVTKVPYVLSAFTGVSKAISTTAARTKTVAINGGGVGPDLADLGPYFWNIIPLANFEVKAIIPYLIKERKLKRFVLVYVDDPLGASIRKEMTDTLPKAGGELVEALSVPASSQQFSGIAARVRAAKPDAIYIASYGSQEAQIVKQFRDNGLKQQLVSYSAFSIPEINKLPEAAGALYTTQNVDWNSTDPVTKRFVDDYKKKYNKMPTAYVANYYNAVRLFGLLAQQLEKQGKPVTGENLLAQRIETKTFDLVGGKATFASNGTVISAMQVNEVDGKGGKVVSVVSQ from the coding sequence ATGATTTTTGCCAAGAAAACGCTTTCCATCAGCCTGCTTGCCTTTGCGGCATGGGGGGCGTGCGCACAGGCCGCCGATCTCAAGATAGGCGCCCTGTTTCCCATGAGCGGCCCGAATGCCACGTATGGCGACATTTTCGGCACGGGCGCGAATCTGGCGGCCGAGCATATCAATGCCGACAAAATCCTGAAGGAAAAACTGACTATCCAGTACGAAGACAGCCAGGCCTTGCCGCAGCAGGGCGTCATAGGCATGAACAAGCTGGTCAATGTGACCAAGGTGCCCTATGTGCTTTCGGCGTTTACGGGTGTCTCGAAAGCCATTTCCACCACCGCGGCACGAACCAAGACCGTGGCCATCAATGGCGGCGGCGTCGGCCCCGACCTGGCGGACCTCGGCCCGTATTTCTGGAATATCATCCCTCTGGCCAACTTTGAAGTCAAAGCGATCATTCCGTACCTGATCAAGGAACGCAAGCTGAAGCGCTTCGTACTGGTCTACGTCGATGACCCGCTGGGTGCGTCCATACGCAAGGAAATGACCGACACGCTGCCCAAGGCGGGCGGCGAACTGGTCGAAGCGTTGTCGGTGCCTGCCTCATCGCAGCAATTCAGCGGCATCGCAGCACGCGTGCGCGCCGCCAAACCCGACGCCATCTATATCGCGTCCTATGGCTCGCAAGAAGCTCAAATCGTGAAGCAATTCCGCGATAACGGCCTGAAACAGCAGCTCGTCAGCTACAGCGCATTTTCCATCCCCGAAATCAACAAGCTTCCCGAAGCCGCGGGCGCGCTTTACACCACCCAGAACGTCGACTGGAACTCCACCGACCCGGTAACCAAGCGCTTTGTCGACGACTACAAAAAGAAATACAACAAGATGCCCACGGCCTACGTGGCCAACTACTACAACGCCGTTCGCCTGTTCGGCCTGCTGGCCCAGCAACTGGAAAAGCAGGGCAAACCCGTAACGGGCGAAAACCTGCTGGCCCAGCGCATCGAAACCAAGACTTTCGACCTGGTTGGCGGCAAGGCAACGTTTGCCAGCAACGGCACGGTGATCAGTGCCATGCAGGTCAATGAAGTCGACGGCAAGGGCGGCAAGGTAGTCTCTGTAGTTTCCCAGTAA
- a CDS encoding DUF1854 domain-containing protein, whose amino-acid sequence MISHDFRLNRDPFGRLVLTIDGRFYNAVVPVRSFPISAPDQGIALMGPDGAELVWMDSLEELPGDARELLTQELASREFMPEVRRIRHVSSFATPSRWQVETDRGDVELVLKAEEDIRRLSASTLLIADNHGVQYLIRDVPALDKTSRRLLDHFL is encoded by the coding sequence ATGATCAGCCACGATTTCCGCCTCAATCGCGACCCGTTCGGGCGCCTGGTGCTCACTATCGACGGCCGCTTCTACAACGCCGTCGTGCCGGTGCGCAGTTTCCCCATTTCCGCGCCAGACCAAGGCATTGCCCTGATGGGACCGGACGGCGCCGAACTGGTCTGGATGGACTCCCTGGAAGAACTGCCCGGCGACGCGCGCGAATTGCTGACGCAAGAACTGGCCAGCCGCGAATTCATGCCCGAGGTGCGCCGTATCCGGCACGTCTCCAGCTTTGCCACGCCCAGCCGCTGGCAGGTGGAAACAGACCGCGGCGATGTCGAGCTGGTGCTCAAGGCCGAAGAGGATATCCGCCGGCTATCGGCGTCTACCCTGCTGATTGCCGACAACCACGGAGTCCAGTACCTGATTCGCGATGTCCCGGCGCTGGACAAGACCAGCCGCCGGCTGCTCGACCACTTCCTGTAA